The following DNA comes from Pseudopipra pipra isolate bDixPip1 chromosome 14, bDixPip1.hap1, whole genome shotgun sequence.
CTCAGCAATGCTGCCCAGTATTCCTTCTGGGATGCTTCAGGCTGGCACAAGCCCTGTATGCAGTgggatttcttttccagttaTGCCGATTGCTCCCGGTCACAGGGATGAGCAGAATTCAGAATAAGGCCTGGAAAACCAGAGTGTGGCACGAGCAACGTGCAGCTGATGGAACACTTTGGATGAGCccatcttcccttccctctgggaaCAGGGATGAGAAGAGCTGTAAAGCAACACTGCAACTCCAGCATATGCTTCAAAACATCTATTTTCCAGGCAGTAACACCTGGCAGCTCACtgtccccctcccacatctgtGCCACCAGCCTGccagaggcaggagctgtgtggagagcagggaagagcaAATCACAGGCACAGCAAACACTCCCGCAGCCATCACCAGCCTGAGATTCTGTCACCTTGGACCACCCTTCTCAGCACCCCAGAGACAAATTTATCACCTAAAGGATTTTTCAGGTGCAAGAAGGGGAGCTCATTGCTTAACTCCAACCAGTTTATCTCACCTTAAGAGGAAAAGGCTGGCCAAGAAGTGGCTGAGACCCCCCACAGCTCCTAAACACATTCACAGATTTAAAACCACATCAGGTTTCCTGATGGAGGCTTCCTGTCATCGGGAAAAGAGCAAAGTGAAGGCAAAGCTTGCTTTAGTCTTCAGAGGGGAGTTTTAAACCAAGAACCTGCACAATCAAGGGGACACCAGCTTAGCTGAAGGGAGAAATTTGGCAGCAGCTTTCTTAGCCCTGAAAACATCAAGCCAGACCACAGTGTTTAATAAAACCTCTGAAGTGCTCCCACCCCAACAAACACATCCAGAAACCAGTAACAGGCAACTCTCAAGTTAACCAGACATTTATTAGCATTTCTGTAGGTGGAGAGGGTGTTCCAGTACACAAGCAACGAGGTCACGCACAGGTGATGGAATCGTTTCATATTCAAGCAGAGCAGGTTCCACTGAGTTGCTTTATTTCTTCCACTCGTTCTTGTCAAAATCCCACTGGGCTGAGATGCCCTCCACGGGGTTAACCCTCATGTCCAACATCCTCTTGGTCTGCGCCGACAGCCACTCCTCGGAGAAGGTGTGCGGGATGGGGCCGTACACTGCAGGGTGGGATTGGATGGAATTATATTGTGATGCCAAATCAGCAAGTTGGGAACTGAGGGACAAATGTCACtaacaaaaagctttttttcccctgaagtcatcccactggagcaggttgcccagagaagctgtggctcccccatccctggaagtgtccaaggccaggctggatggggttttggagcaacctggtgtagtggaaggtgtccctgcccctggcagggggtggaactggatgacctttatggtccctcccaacccaaaccattccatgattctctgatctGTTCAAACCTACACTCCCTACATCCAGTTTCTGATGCATCCAGCTCAGACCACATTCCCACACAGATTCTCTAGCGGTTTCCTTCATCAGTAAAGGCTTGTACAAGATAACAGCTTCCTGCTTTCCGTTTCTTGGGAGCCTCaaggcagggagcagctcatttaactgctgctctgcctcacGGCAGCTGGAGGCTCCCTCGAGGTCAGATCCTGAGCTGGGAAAGCAGCCAAACATGGCAGAAACCCAAATGCTCACTACCAAGGCAGCAATAAGCTTTTCCGACAGCAGAGAGGGGAAGCTCTGGGATCAGGAGTATCACCACTCATTCCCctccatttcctctcctcccaaaGCTCCACTACCTTTCCATGACTTAGCTTCCTGAATATTTATGCAACAAACCCACTGACTCCATAAACTTACAACTCCAGGACAGAGTTTTCAGGGACTTACAAATAGCTCCTGCTGGGAGGTCACAGTTATGGCTCTTCCACACACCATTCTGACCCCACAAAGAAGCTCATGGGAATTCTCTAATGTCCCATTAGGGATCATAAACTGATCCAGCTCCCCACTAAAGGGTTACTTACTGAAGTGCTTCTGCCAGATGAGGATGACACCAGTGAGGCCGAGGAAGAAAAACACTGCACCCAGGACAGTCTTCCACTCGTTTGTTCCTTTGTTCATCTCTGCGTAGGTCTCGTTGAATTTCATACGATACACtgccaaaaaaagccaaaaaatcaTCTCTTGAAACTTTTCCTGTGATTTGCAGGTGACAGGGAACTCTCCAGAGGGAGGTGACTGAGGCCTGAGGCTGCCCAAAAGGGGGTGGATGTTAAATTAGGCTCAGAATCAGCTGCCCTCTCCCACAGCAAGACCAATGAGTTGTGTTTCACTCTCCCCACCTGTTCCTGCCCCCACATCAATGTGAAGTCTTCATTTTATAGACTACCATAAAGTTGTGCAAAAGTTGCAGAATAGAcctgaaaggaggagaaattgagctctccttcctcctctccaatTCCCAGTTATCCCAGAACTTCCTAGCACAAATAATTCCAACAGGAATGTTTCTATCTCAAAAAGCTTCCCCACTCTGCCACTAAGGATTTTAAAACCCAAAGCAATATAAGATTTGGAGAGTGCTTAGGAACATCTGAGCAGTTCCTCAAAGGGTTTTAAACCTTTGACACCCGTTCACAGACCAGGTTCCCACTTCATACCACAGCAGCAGGTAGAAAAAATGAGGCAGTTTT
Coding sequences within:
- the LOC135422042 gene encoding cytochrome c oxidase subunit 4 isoform 1, mitochondrial, producing the protein MLASRAFSLVGRRSICTSLCLRAHGHAGVAKAEDFTLPAYVDRRDVPLPEVAFVRDLSAQQKALKEKEKASWTALSIDEKVELYRMKFNETYAEMNKGTNEWKTVLGAVFFFLGLTGVILIWQKHFMYGPIPHTFSEEWLSAQTKRMLDMRVNPVEGISAQWDFDKNEWKK